One window of the Methanocaldococcus vulcanius M7 genome contains the following:
- the rnp3 gene encoding ribonuclease P protein component 3 → MRIDINRIEKEEDIKLLSELNWDGFVFYQYDDEFDKERYNHVKEIAKNYDLKIYCGVKIRSCENLKELKNKVKKYRNNCHIILVEGGVLKVNRATVEMHEVDVLSTPERGRKDSGIDHTLARLASLHRVALEINFKNLLNKEGYERARTLLFFRNNLKLAKKFKVPVVISTDAETKYEIKNSNDLRAFLNTLIDFEYTKEILTTTYKICSFREHLMKDNVIRWGVEILED, encoded by the coding sequence ATGAGGATTGATATAAATAGGATAGAGAAAGAAGAGGATATAAAACTTTTAAGCGAATTGAATTGGGATGGGTTTGTGTTTTATCAGTATGATGATGAATTTGATAAGGAGAGGTATAATCACGTTAAAGAAATTGCTAAAAACTATGATCTAAAAATATACTGTGGAGTTAAGATAAGAAGTTGTGAAAATTTAAAGGAGTTAAAGAATAAGGTAAAAAAGTATCGAAACAACTGTCATATAATCTTAGTAGAAGGAGGAGTTTTAAAAGTAAATAGGGCAACTGTGGAGATGCATGAGGTAGATGTGCTCTCAACTCCTGAACGTGGACGAAAGGATAGTGGAATAGATCACACCTTAGCAAGATTGGCCTCGCTTCATAGGGTTGCGTTGGAGATAAATTTTAAAAATCTTTTAAATAAAGAAGGATACGAAAGAGCGAGAACACTGCTATTTTTTAGGAATAATCTAAAATTGGCTAAAAAATTTAAGGTTCCGGTCGTTATATCAACTGACGCAGAGACCAAATATGAAATTAAAAATTCAAATGATCTGAGAGCATTTTTAAACACACTTATTGATTTTGAATATACAAAAGAGATCTTAACTACAACTTATAAGATATGCAGTTTTAGAGAACATCTAATGAAGGATAATGTTATTAGATGGGGAGTAGAGATTTTAGAAGATTAA
- a CDS encoding LEA type 2 family protein has protein sequence MRYIKFLLLGLIVITLGLSGCLEQPKIEVVGEKIQKLNADNTKMEIEVLVNNPNPVGITIDKISFNIYALTDDGKVFLGHGEQENIKITSGNTTFTLPVIISNKKLVEVAIKQKSTKLPVEVVGNISINLLITKVNIPIDIKQEIDVSEIAKEAVLNSLNLNANNLSNQIKSIS, from the coding sequence ATGAGATATATTAAATTTTTATTATTAGGGTTGATTGTTATAACCCTTGGTCTTTCTGGATGTTTAGAGCAACCAAAGATAGAAGTTGTTGGAGAAAAAATTCAAAAATTAAATGCAGATAATACAAAAATGGAGATTGAGGTTTTAGTAAACAACCCCAACCCTGTCGGAATAACAATTGACAAAATATCATTTAATATATACGCACTAACCGACGATGGAAAAGTGTTTTTAGGACATGGAGAGCAAGAAAATATAAAAATAACCTCTGGAAATACAACATTCACCCTTCCAGTAATCATTTCAAATAAAAAACTTGTAGAAGTTGCAATAAAGCAAAAAAGCACTAAACTTCCTGTTGAAGTTGTTGGAAATATATCAATCAACTTACTAATAACCAAAGTCAACATTCCAATAGACATTAAACAAGAGATCGATGTTTCGGAGATTGCAAAAGAGGCGGTCTTAAACAGTTTAAACTTAAATGCCAATAATTTAAGCAACCAAATAAAATCAATTTCATAA